One region of Oryzias latipes chromosome 6, ASM223467v1 genomic DNA includes:
- the dusp8 gene encoding dual specificity protein phosphatase 8 isoform X4, with protein MPLNVVIAPAEDCFWPDLQDTDMRLKIRVRRMKEGRELRGGFAAFSSCFPGLCEGKPAPALPMSLSQPCLPVANVGPTRILPHLYLGSQKDVLNKDLMAQNGITFVLNASNTCPKPDFISESHFMRIPVNDNYCEKLLPWLDKTNEFIEKAKVSNCRVIVHCLAGISRSATIAIAYIMKTMGLSSDDAYRFVKDRRPSISPNFNFLGQLLEFEKGLRFLQALTAEDKAAESRHGSEVKGGPAGTEVNGHHSTCDTLGAEPHMRPEAKLPSPASLQQGFNGLHLSAERIMDTNRLKRSFSLDIKSVYSPSRGPAPSHSEDVPKLCKLDSPGAASDVCSQSPVPDSPGSCDSPFPSPGLGVSGSEGVHRSGTTSSRPRRRNKHSGSPAHSPPTPPPQSLSLLLEHGPPGREETLKGTLLLALPSLPTLGSGAMWTKHRDTVQATTPVTPVTPTTDAPWHFGAEEAGGRDMELGEGTGDDAALRFGSSSTYVAFGCSESARLRDKPAAARDHRDVQPVAGGGSDKQFKRRSCQMEFEESISESRSRDELGKIGKQSSFSGSMEIIEVS; from the exons ATGCCTCTGAATGTGGTGATCGCCCCCGCAGAGGACTGCTTTTGGCCGGACCTGCAGGACACAGACATGAGGCTGAAGATCAGGGTCCGCCGGATGAAGGAGGGGAGAGAACTTCGAG GAGGGTTTGCGGCCTTCTCGTCCTGCTTCCCCGGCCTGTGTGAGGGGAAACCCGCCCCCGCCTTACCCATGAGCCTGTCCCAGCCCTGCTTACCTGTGGCCAATGTGGGACCCACCCGCATCCTGCCACACCTCTACCTGGGCTCCCAAAAGGATGTACTCAACAAG GATCTGATGGCGCAGAACGGAATCACCTTTGTTCTGAACGCCAGCAACACCTGTCCCAAGCCGGACTTCATCAGCGAGAGCCACTTCATGCGCATCCCGGTGAACGACAACTACTGCGAGAAGCTGCTGCCGTGGCTGGACAAGACCAACGAGTTCATCG AAAAAGCCAAAGTTTCAAACTGCCGAGTCATCGTTCACTGTCTGGCGGGAATCTCGCGCTCAGCGACCATCGCCATCGCGTACATCATGAAGACGATGGGCCTGTCGTCAGACGATGCCTACAG GTTCGTGAAGGACAGACGGCCGTCCATTTCCCCCAACTTCAACTTCCTGGGCCAGCTGCTGGAGTTCGAGAAGGGCCTCCGGTTCCTCCAGGCGCTGACCGCTGAGGACAAGGCGGCCGAGAGCCGCCACGGCTCGGAGGTCAAGGGGGGGCCCGCCGGCACGGAGGTCAACGGTCATCACAGCACCTGCGACACGTTGGGGGCGGAGCCTCACATGCGGCCAGAGGCCAAGCTGCCGTCCCCCGCCTCCCTGCAGCAGGGCTTCAACGGCCTGCACCTGTCGGCGGAGAGGATCATGGACACCAACCGGCTGAAGCGCTCCTTCTCCCTGGACATCAAGTCCGTGTACTCCCCCAGCCGGGGCCCCGCCCCCAGCCACTCGGAGGACGTCCCCAAGCTCTGCAAGCTGGACAGCCCGGGAGCGGCCAGCGACGTGTGCTCGCAGTCCCCCGTCCCCGACAGCCCCGGCTCCTGCGACTCCCCCTTCCCCTCGCCAGGTTTGGGCGTCAGCGGGAGTGAAGGAGTCCACCGGTCCGGGACCACCTCATCCAGACCTAGAAGGAGAAACAAGCACAGCGGTTCTCCGGCCCACTCACCTCCCACGCCCCCCCCTCAGTCCCTGAGCTTGCTGCTGGAGCACGGCCCCCCCGGCAGGGAGGAGACCCTGAAGGGTACGCTGCTCCTGGCTTTGCCCTCCCTCCCCACGCTGGGCTCCGGCGCCATGTGGACCAAACACAGAGACACGGTCCAGGCCACCACCCCCGTGACTCCGGTCACCCCCACCACTGACGCCCCCTGGCACTTTGGAGCAGAGGAGGCCGGGGGCCGAGACATGGAGCTGGGGGAGGGGACAGGAGACGATGCGGCGCTGAGGTTCGGCAGCAGTTCTACGTATGTGGCGTTCGGATGCAGCGAAAGCGCGCGCCTCCGAGACAAGCCGGCGGCGGCGCGGGACCACCGGGACGTGCAGCCCGTAGCTGGCGGCGGCTCCGACAAGCAGTTCAAGCGGCGCAGCTGCCAGATGGAGTTCGAGGAGAGCATCTCTGAGAGTCGGTCCAGAGACGAGCTGGGGAAGATCGGGAAGCAGTCCAGCTTCTCCGGGAGCATGGAGATCATCGAGGTGTCCTGA
- the dusp8 gene encoding dual specificity protein phosphatase 8 isoform X3, whose protein sequence is MPLNVVIAPAEDCFWPDLQDTDMRLKIRVRRMKEGRELRGVYAPAGGGFAAFSSCFPGLCEGKPAPALPMSLSQPCLPVANVGPTRILPHLYLGSQKDVLNKDLMAQNGITFVLNASNTCPKPDFISESHFMRIPVNDNYCEKLLPWLDKTNEFIEKAKVSNCRVIVHCLAGISRSATIAIAYIMKTMGLSSDDAYRFVKDRRPSISPNFNFLGQLLEFEKGLRFLQALTAEDKAAESRHGSEVKGGPAGTEVNGHHSTCDTLGAEPHMRPEAKLPSPASLQQGFNGLHLSAERIMDTNRLKRSFSLDIKSVYSPSRGPAPSHSEDVPKLCKLDSPGAASDVCSQSPVPDSPGSCDSPFPSPGLGVSGSEGVHRSGTTSSRPRRRNKHSGSPAHSPPTPPPQSLSLLLEHGPPGREETLKGTLLLALPSLPTLGSGAMWTKHRDTVQATTPVTPVTPTTDAPWHFGAEEAGGRDMELGEGTGDDAALRFGSSSTYVAFGCSESARLRDKPAAARDHRDVQPVAGGGSDKQFKRRSCQMEFEESISESRSRDELGKIGKQSSFSGSMEIIEVS, encoded by the exons ATGCCTCTGAATGTGGTGATCGCCCCCGCAGAGGACTGCTTTTGGCCGGACCTGCAGGACACAGACATGAGGCTGAAGATCAGGGTCCGCCGGATGAAGGAGGGGAGAGAACTTCGAGGTGTGTAtgctcctgcaggag GAGGGTTTGCGGCCTTCTCGTCCTGCTTCCCCGGCCTGTGTGAGGGGAAACCCGCCCCCGCCTTACCCATGAGCCTGTCCCAGCCCTGCTTACCTGTGGCCAATGTGGGACCCACCCGCATCCTGCCACACCTCTACCTGGGCTCCCAAAAGGATGTACTCAACAAG GATCTGATGGCGCAGAACGGAATCACCTTTGTTCTGAACGCCAGCAACACCTGTCCCAAGCCGGACTTCATCAGCGAGAGCCACTTCATGCGCATCCCGGTGAACGACAACTACTGCGAGAAGCTGCTGCCGTGGCTGGACAAGACCAACGAGTTCATCG AAAAAGCCAAAGTTTCAAACTGCCGAGTCATCGTTCACTGTCTGGCGGGAATCTCGCGCTCAGCGACCATCGCCATCGCGTACATCATGAAGACGATGGGCCTGTCGTCAGACGATGCCTACAG GTTCGTGAAGGACAGACGGCCGTCCATTTCCCCCAACTTCAACTTCCTGGGCCAGCTGCTGGAGTTCGAGAAGGGCCTCCGGTTCCTCCAGGCGCTGACCGCTGAGGACAAGGCGGCCGAGAGCCGCCACGGCTCGGAGGTCAAGGGGGGGCCCGCCGGCACGGAGGTCAACGGTCATCACAGCACCTGCGACACGTTGGGGGCGGAGCCTCACATGCGGCCAGAGGCCAAGCTGCCGTCCCCCGCCTCCCTGCAGCAGGGCTTCAACGGCCTGCACCTGTCGGCGGAGAGGATCATGGACACCAACCGGCTGAAGCGCTCCTTCTCCCTGGACATCAAGTCCGTGTACTCCCCCAGCCGGGGCCCCGCCCCCAGCCACTCGGAGGACGTCCCCAAGCTCTGCAAGCTGGACAGCCCGGGAGCGGCCAGCGACGTGTGCTCGCAGTCCCCCGTCCCCGACAGCCCCGGCTCCTGCGACTCCCCCTTCCCCTCGCCAGGTTTGGGCGTCAGCGGGAGTGAAGGAGTCCACCGGTCCGGGACCACCTCATCCAGACCTAGAAGGAGAAACAAGCACAGCGGTTCTCCGGCCCACTCACCTCCCACGCCCCCCCCTCAGTCCCTGAGCTTGCTGCTGGAGCACGGCCCCCCCGGCAGGGAGGAGACCCTGAAGGGTACGCTGCTCCTGGCTTTGCCCTCCCTCCCCACGCTGGGCTCCGGCGCCATGTGGACCAAACACAGAGACACGGTCCAGGCCACCACCCCCGTGACTCCGGTCACCCCCACCACTGACGCCCCCTGGCACTTTGGAGCAGAGGAGGCCGGGGGCCGAGACATGGAGCTGGGGGAGGGGACAGGAGACGATGCGGCGCTGAGGTTCGGCAGCAGTTCTACGTATGTGGCGTTCGGATGCAGCGAAAGCGCGCGCCTCCGAGACAAGCCGGCGGCGGCGCGGGACCACCGGGACGTGCAGCCCGTAGCTGGCGGCGGCTCCGACAAGCAGTTCAAGCGGCGCAGCTGCCAGATGGAGTTCGAGGAGAGCATCTCTGAGAGTCGGTCCAGAGACGAGCTGGGGAAGATCGGGAAGCAGTCCAGCTTCTCCGGGAGCATGGAGATCATCGAGGTGTCCTGA